The genome window ATTAGAAAAAGAGGAGTAGTATTTAGTACTCGAATACTATATCACacatttatttctcttttctatttttaattactatactaacattctttttttaagttttccTTATTCTGTTTAACCATGGTTAACCAAACTTTTAACCACCCCTCATGGACTCTCCTATATAACCAGTAACTAACCCTCTCCACACCATCCACTACTCTCCTTAGTTCCAGCACAATAACCTCTTCATCTCTCCCacacttttctttattttcatctctgCAACAACAGTcacaaaaaaaccaaaacaaaacaaaaaatgtcaCCAGATTTTACACTCTTGTTCTTCCCGGAACTCATCCAACCCCCTATCGTCACCCTCCAAGCCGCCCTATGCATCCTTCTCTTAACCTTCCTCCTCACGTTTTTCCTCACTCCAGGCGGGCTTGCGTGGGCCTGGGCCACCAAGTCCTCGACCCGGCCCATCATTCCGGGCCCAGTAATGGCCCTGCTCAGCGTCTTCACCGGCTCCACCCCGCACCGCAGGTTATCCATGCTCGCCCGCTCTTACCACGCAGAAAAGCTCATGGCTTTTTCAATCGGTCTGACCCGGTTCGTCATCTCGAGTGAACCGGAAACCGCAAAGGAGATTCTCGGCAGCCCCGGTTTTGCTGACAGACCAGTGAAGGAATCGGCCTACCAGCTTCTCTTCCACCGCGCAATGGGGTTTGCACCATACGGAGAATACTGGAGAAACCTGAGGAGAATCTCCGCCCTTCATCTCTTCTCTCCCAAGAGAATCACCGGCTCGGAAGCCTTTAGGAACGAGGTGGGGTTGAAAATGGTAGATGAAGTTAAGAAGGTTATGAAGGATAACCGACACGTGGAGGTTAAGAGGATTTTGCACTACGGGTCGTTGAACAATGTGATGATGACGGTGTTCGGTAAGTGTTATGAGTTCTACGAGGGTGAGGGTGTTGAGCTTGAGGCTTTGGTGAGCGAAGGGTATGAGCTGTTGGGTGTTTTTAACTGGAGCGACCATTTTCCGGTTCTGGGGTGGTTGGATTTGCAGGGTGTGAGGAAGAGGTGTAGGTGTTTGGTTGAAAAGGTTAATGCGTTTGTTGGGGGTGTTATTGAGGAGCATAGAGTGAAGAGGGTGAGAGGTGGGTGTGTGAAGGATGAAGGGACTGGGGATTTTGTTGATGTTTTGCTTGATTTGGAGAACGAGAACAAGCTTAGTGAGGCTGACATGATCGCTGTTCTTTGggtaaattatttgttttgtcctttttaatgttttaatggttttttttaCATGGAAACACGTTAGACAAACTTATGACCTTTCTATCTTTTTCATTTACCAAACAGATCATATAATATACAGTTTGAtagatattttcaattttatttactagttacaattaaaaactaatttctcTAAATTAGAAGTTATTAAGAATATAAATTTGTCGGtcttatttcaattattatttcaacatATATAGTGTGTTGTACTTCTTTTGTTGGTGTTGTTTAATGTTGAAGCGTTTCATTTTGTTGTAGGAAATGATATTTAGGGGAACTGACACGGTGGCAATTCTGCTGGAGTGGATCTTGGCTCGGATGGTTCTCCACCCCGACATCCAAGCCAAAGCACAGCGCGAAATAGACTCCGTCTGCGGACCCTACAGGCTCGTATCCGAAGCAGACATGCCGAACCTGCGCTACCTTCAGGGCATAGTAAAAGAAACTCTCCGCGTGCACCCTCCAGGCCCGCTACTCTCGTGGGCTCGCCTGGCGGTGCACGACGTTACCGTGGGCGGCAAGCACGTGATTCCCAAGGGCACCACCGCGATGGTGAACATGTGGGCCATAACGCACGACGAGAGGTTTTGGGCCGAGCCCGAGAGGTTCAGGCCCGAGCGGTTTGTGGAGGAGGAGGATGTGAACATAATGGGGTCTGATTTGAGGTTGGCACCTTTCGGGTCTGGGAGAAGAGTGTGCCCTGGGAAGGCCTTGGGCTTGGCCTCGGTTCATCTTTGGCTCGCTCAGTTGCTACAAAATTTTCATTGGGTTCAATTTGATGGTGTCTCTGTTGAGTTGGATGAGTGTCTTAAGCTTTCTATGGAGATGAAGAAGCCACTTGCTTGCAAGGCTGTGCCTAGGGTTGCTGTTTAGTTTATGGGTGTTGTTGGGTTACTTGGGTGGGTTTGGGTTATTTGCTAAGTTTAGtaaaaacaagaagaagaaaaagttggGTTTAGATGACCTTTTTATTAAAATCTAATACTAATGGGTTGTTTTTAGGTTTAATGGTAGGGTTTGGAGGTTGTAGCAAAGAGAAGGTAAGAGGTTACTTTTGTGTGAGAAGTTTTTAATTAAGGGGATATATATGGGTGTCGAACTTTATGTGCGTGTTGTTGTATATACGTGCAGTTAAGTTTAATTGATCATGTGGATTTAGTGATCTACTCTACCTATATGTTTTTAACGAGTGATGTTATGTTTTCTTCCTACCTTTATATATTTGATGTTATAGAAATGTAAAAATAGGGAAAGTTGGAGAATTTGGAAATACTATTCATTTTGGATTTGGTTTTGTAGATCACGTTCATATCGTTTAAAATACCAATGACCTGCGCGTAACTTGGGAATACAATGAACGGAACGAATTCAAATAGCTCAATATTAATTGTGTTGTGGGATGTGTAGAAATTTTGTGTGGCTTGATATTAATGGTGATTTGGGATAAGTATGGAGTTCATTGAACTAAGGAATGGAAACGTCATTGTTATTAATAAATCTTGTTTGTGATGaagatttttgtttgaaaatttctAATGCATGTCTATAAGCGGTGGATGTAATGTAGTTGGCGATTAATAGCATGCATGTATTTGGTTAAGGAATTTATTCAATTTCACGATGAGTTTTTAGATGGTTTTTGATTTGAGTTCAAGATAAGATGTATACGAGAGACCATTGGACATTTTCactaagttaaaataatttaggaaGAGTTTGACAATGACATGGATGTGATGAGAAACGGTTATATGAATTTTGTTAGTTATGAATAAACTTGCTTTAATTTCCTGTAAATTAAACAACCCTTTAAGTAAAAGAAATTCTATTCACTTCATACAAGAAATATTTGGAAGAAACAGTAAGCACATGGTCAGATGGtagtactttttttatattattatctattttattagtattaaataaatatgagatGATGTAAAATTTCTTGTACGTAAACGTTATTATAGTTAACTGAACCTTTAAACTCATATTTTATAATcgataaattgaattttattttcataagaaaaattaaaaaaaggtgtTTTAAACGATCCAAATAGGCACCAACTGTGATTATGCTCGTTCAACGATTCTTCGAGTACAACCTGCTCTTAACTCTGCCGTATATGGCCGACATGTGAGACAGTTTATTCTTCTAAAGTCGATTCTATGAATTGAGTTTTTTGGGTTGTGGAATTATATGCATTCTTTATGGCTGGAAAATTGACATGCGTTTTTCGTTTATGAATTATTGAAGTATTAGAGTTTGAATAATTACTACTTAGTGCGGACGTATTGTATTTTGGTTATCCACAAGGATTTACTACTATATCATATTCTTGGAGGAAGAaccttatttaatttaataaaaatagtacattagaaaatcttaaacatactttaatacatatttatagttatttttattcagGTGATGTATAATtgtatatatgcatatatgatGATGGTTTTgttatgtaataataataagagtaatatatgtaaattataatGTCGAAAATTTTATAGAGATTTAAAGATAATGTAAAGATATTTATagcttttttaaaatcattttaacttcttattatattattttattttatttattccaaACATTTTTTACTGTCTATTAACCgtcttaaaaagaataaaaattgacAAATACATATgctttataaattttatgaactTATTTCATAAGCCTGCACTTGTAGCAAGGGCGCAATATGTTTGAATTCTGGAATATTTTCCAACTCTTTTTTGCGTTTCAActcatttgtattttttttttctttgggtgCATATGATTGTATTTGTAAATTGATAAAGGagaaaaaagtgtaaaatgGGTTCTCAAATTCTAACTGAGGAGTTGAAATTAGTGAATCTATTAAGTACCGTCATTGTTTATTACTCACTTggtaattaattataagttttaaaaaaattatttttttataagattattttttaatttttatatgcattaattatttttttttctacatgttcttatttaattattctttttttaaacatgCACAAGAAGTAATtaagtgaataaaaaaataaaaattttaaaataataatacaaataattaatatatttaatttaattaattaattttcttaaaaaacatgattgaaagatttttgtaattaagtaaAAAGGGAGTACACATATTATGAAACATTTCATTTCTCTTGAGAGCTTATATTGGCATAGCGTTAGATTGAACAGTAAAAGGATCTGAGAGAGGTGTCAATGTATATCTcttcttttactttaatttttagtgTCCCACAAGTACAGACACGTTTTAATAGTTTCttgttatagttttttttttcaagagagatttatgTGAAGTTGAGAAGTTTAACCACTATAACTTATTCAATATATAACCATAAAATTATTACTCTATATACAAAGAAAGtaagaaattgattttttttttatctttcaataacCACGTCAAATTatcaagttttaaaattaaaattcatgtatccaaaaatccaaataaaagtACTAATAATTAAGAGCCAAGATAggtccctttattttttttgaaaaaaagatcttaatgtaattttttaaaaagtgataTTGTAAGGTGGTAACTAGATAATgtgatatatttataatttatacaatatttACTTATTGTTTAAGATAAATGTTAATTAGTCATCCTTagaatattgattaattaagaaaacaaacaaaaattgagAAACAAAAAGTTTATTATGTCGAAATTGTAAAAGTCatctaataattgttttttccaACAATTGGGAATATTTAATAAGatctatttaattaatatctcATTATGTGTACGTTTAGACTGTTTGCTAATAAGATCTATATATACATGGTATTTTATTAGTTAGTGTtactattgttattgttattttattaaatagttGATTAACACTTTTATgctaaaacttttaatataaacataatttaactAGTGTccatacataaattatttatcaattaagAAAATCTATTTCAGTTGATGaataaagtatataaattattataaatattttttaatttttatggataaaaaatacacaaatgaTCACATTGTTTATATTATTCGATGAGCAGATAACCCTAGAAAAGTCCATTTCATGAAATTCCTATACAAACATGTATTTTAAGCCTTGTCATGTGACTCACCTCTCTAACTGTATTTGTGTGCGTTTGTACTAACATACTTTTGTTTCCCAgctaaacttcttttattgattCCTTATAATTACCCTCTTTAGGAATGAGGTAGACTGATAGTGAAGGGAGCACACCTTTTTTCCCTTGGTTCGTTCTTCAACAAACCccacttttctttttgcttaaaaaataaCCTAATTTAATGCAACTTTCATGCAACAATTTTGGCTATCATCACCAAACACCGATATATCACATATACCCTATGGCCCATCtacctttattcttttttgttttcatttgcaacttagtttttaattatgcaTGCATGCCATTTGAATGAACCAACCATCACCACATATCTTCCAAGTATCGCCATATGTTCTTGTTGTACACTCGAATTGACTAAagctaaaagattttttttcccttgaaATTCTGaacaaatgctttttttttaaaaataattcagtaCATCATAAAGATTTAGAATCAAGTTCTGCATGCTTTCTTTGAGATTTGTTCATGTTGTGATCATTTGGCAACTAGTAGCGTCCAATTAGACAACTTCTCTATGTTTAATTTTGACTATACATAATCCACTTTTCTAATTAGttggtaaaatttaaaaaaaaaagattttatattcTATATATACTTACTTTAGAAAGAAACTAAAAGTGGAAATTAtagtttcaaatttttaattaagaatattgatttatttctatatttgagacataaataattgaaatataaatcataattatacacagcattaaaaaataagaacattaATGACTCTGACAAAATAGCGATTAGAAGTCACTGGCTTTGTCAGCAGTTAGAGGACACAAATAGTTTCTTTTTGAAAAGCAAGAGGACACAAATAGTAATATCGATTATTGGAGGTCATTGGCATAATATTGCAAGTGCCAAACAACAATGGTTAATAGTTagaataatgaaattttttagaatATGCAAGGACAAAGATAATAAATAGGAAACTGTAAAATTTTAACTCTTATATTTATCTTCAGTACTTGGAATTATACCATGTACGTAAGCTAAGATAAgaattcaataatatatatttttaattgataagtttttattaataattttcttactattcatatatatatatatgtgtgtatatgtatatgtatatatatatatatgtatgtatatatatgtttaacGTAGGAAAAACTTATTGCAGTAGTTTTGATTAAATGGATGtgaataattaataatcatatgcaataaaattttaattatgttcatTGAATGCATACAAAAAACTGAGGCAACTACTAAGTAGAATCTTAAGATTGATTCCTGgtattaataaacaaataaaatgctattgttaaaaaaataaagatactcTCTACTTACTTGCAGCACAGTGCAGCAGAAAatcgaaaaaataaaataaaacatattttttatggaatttACCGAACACAACTTGGAGATATTTTTTTCCCAATGGCTCTAGTCTTTTCATTGTTATTGGAAATAGAACTGGTTTTCTCATGAGATATAGtgtgaacttttttttaatatctagtTAGTCTTAATAGATCCTTTAGGAAactaataattatctttttaatgtgCTTGTGCGCAAATCAAAGTCTTCAATAACAAAAGATTCCTAGATAGTGGTTTTAGATGTATGAAACTTGAGATAGAACCTCCATCTAAGAACTTTAATGATACGAAGGGCACTTCACGGTGCCACTTTCAAATGATTGAAGAATAAGAACCCAGAcacaaacaattttttgttgGGGCATATCAATGGTTCAGTTCTCTTTTTCTTGGATTCACATTCTTTAAGAAAAGAACATTTCAGAGCCTTCCAAAAGCTTCCCAACTTTTTTTCCATGTAAAGGAGATGCATTTAGGATTTGTATATCCAAACGGacattttttattacttgcCCCATAACCATAAGTGCAAGTTGCTTtcgttactttttttatttattattattgattctCATATCTAATGATTCCATGGCCAAACATATTTTACTGATTTTCTCTGTGCAATTAACCAATTTACCTAGAATACTTCTTTTAACAATTCTCTATATATAATGGCAAATTTGACCAGTAAGAGAGCATTGATTTGGAAGGGAATATTGTCACATAGCTGGCTAGTATCTAATTTATACCTACTCTAAACCTTATGCATTATTATTCTCCAAGATCGAACATTGTTTACACAAACATGGTGTTGCTAGCTTATTTCAGATATGTATCCCACCTAAACTTTGATCGATTCCAACCATTTAAATTGTCCTAAGAAAACTGCAAGCAGCATTTTGTACTAGTGTATGCGTGGAAAGAGCTTACgtaattaaaaagatttatgTTGCTTTTTAGGTCGATAActttttggttaaattttagGTTGACTATCTGTAGTATATGTATGGGAAATtctttgatttgtttatttCGTCTAAATTCAActaaatatgtttaattttttttttttttttgcatacaaGCTAAGGAGATTATTAAAAcactagttttatatttttaaagaaaactgcCCACTAGGATCGGATCAATTTAGTAATAGGAAATTTGGATAGTGTGCATGAGAACTTATATTCCGTTTTCATTGCCATCATTATgcgtaaaaaagaaatattttaaagaagatTAACATCTCTACCTCAGGAGATTAGTCTCTTACTCTAGACTAAACTTGGaccaccaaaaaaattataaagaagaaTGCTAATTGGGTAAGATACGGTAAacactatttttctttaaaaaaaattgttattgatatattttcactgtaaattttcaatataatcACATCATCAATTTTAATAGaacatttgtttatttatctttttcttcagtATTCTCAAAACATTAATTCGCAAGATTTCACTATAAATATGCTAatttttgttcttaattttCAGTGCCTTTATTTTTCAACCTTTTAAGTTTATCTACTCTTAACACAATCAATAGGAAATAGCACTACGATTGGCTTACTGGTAGAAAATTTAGGTAATATACATGGGGCCATTGATTCTAACCAGGGCAACCATTGTACACCAAAAAGATAATAGCTAGACAACAAATAAGTTACtcaaatcttaaaattaaataccAAACAcgagttaattaacataatatatatatatatatataaactatgtttttattctttataaattaacaattttttttaaaatgttaattttaattagcctttaaaaatgtaatttttaatattattatttaataataacatgATATGTGGTgtgatatatttaaatatatgtcaTATCAGTACTAGATAAAAATAGGAATCATTttcaaaacttttaaattttacgagtattaaaactaaaaaaaaattaaaagacaaaaaaaattttaacttatgtatttttattcctaATTTATATATCATATGTGTAATACCTAccaatcatatttaaatttgaaaatataaggtgaattgaataattaatgagaaaggaaagaagaaaattaaaatgtgacaTATTTAAACCCTTTTActttgttaacaaaaaaaaactaacatttggagattaaaaaaatatttaactttatatgatttaattaatgaaCAATTCCAAAGGGTGACATGTGAGGTGATCTATAATATTTTGTACAACTTAGTCTTTAGTATAAATAAGGTGACTTGGGTCTTTTTGCAAAGATATTATAAAGAATGTTTGTATCGGGATAAAGGCATTGACATTAattggtt of Glycine soja cultivar W05 chromosome 1, ASM419377v2, whole genome shotgun sequence contains these proteins:
- the LOC114412172 gene encoding cytochrome P450 78A5-like; protein product: MSPDFTLLFFPELIQPPIVTLQAALCILLLTFLLTFFLTPGGLAWAWATKSSTRPIIPGPVMALLSVFTGSTPHRRLSMLARSYHAEKLMAFSIGLTRFVISSEPETAKEILGSPGFADRPVKESAYQLLFHRAMGFAPYGEYWRNLRRISALHLFSPKRITGSEAFRNEVGLKMVDEVKKVMKDNRHVEVKRILHYGSLNNVMMTVFGKCYEFYEGEGVELEALVSEGYELLGVFNWSDHFPVLGWLDLQGVRKRCRCLVEKVNAFVGGVIEEHRVKRVRGGCVKDEGTGDFVDVLLDLENENKLSEADMIAVLWEMIFRGTDTVAILLEWILARMVLHPDIQAKAQREIDSVCGPYRLVSEADMPNLRYLQGIVKETLRVHPPGPLLSWARLAVHDVTVGGKHVIPKGTTAMVNMWAITHDERFWAEPERFRPERFVEEEDVNIMGSDLRLAPFGSGRRVCPGKALGLASVHLWLAQLLQNFHWVQFDGVSVELDECLKLSMEMKKPLACKAVPRVAV